From the genome of Rhodopirellula bahusiensis, one region includes:
- a CDS encoding heavy-metal-associated domain-containing protein, which translates to MYRTSLCLALTFAFAVCMTAQSRVANAAGASTTKTTITLKVLTCENCAKKVAAKLNEVPGVESVKTDVESKTAIVVPKGSATLSPLQLWEAIEKAGKEPVKLVGPSGTFTSKPKQ; encoded by the coding sequence ATGTACCGCACCTCCCTCTGCCTTGCCCTGACGTTCGCCTTTGCCGTTTGCATGACCGCCCAAAGCCGAGTGGCCAATGCCGCTGGTGCTTCGACGACCAAAACCACCATCACCTTGAAGGTTCTCACCTGCGAGAACTGCGCCAAGAAGGTGGCGGCCAAGTTGAACGAAGTTCCCGGCGTCGAAAGCGTCAAGACGGACGTCGAGTCCAAGACCGCGATCGTCGTCCCCAAGGGCAGCGCGACCCTGTCGCCCCTCCAATTGTGGGAAGCGATCGAGAAAGCTGGTAAGGAACCCGTGAAGCTCGTCGGACCGAGCGGAACGTTCACGTCCAAACCGAAGCAATAG